In Ruminiclostridium josui JCM 17888, the genomic window TATCTGTTCAAGAAGAATAACCGAATCTTTTGCAAGACCGTATTCCAGAGCACCTATTTCAATATGAGTCGGCAACTTAGCCTTATTAATTTGAGAAGTAATTGCAGCAGCAATTACCGTAGGACTATATTTATTGCCAACATCGTTTTGTATAATTAAAACCGGCCTAACGCCGCCCTGTTCTGAGCCTATAACCGGGCTCAGATCAGCGTAATAAATGTCTCCTCTTTTAATTACCACGTTTCCTCCATCTCCTCAAGCCGTTCCTCATACTTGCGCTGCTGCTCATTGTCGGCTGCAAGGCAAACCTCCGCCAGCTTAAGATTTATTTCAGCCATTTCTTCGTAGCCAAGCTTCATTTCTTCCCTCAAACGAATTTTACGTCTTTCCTTCAAATAGAGTATCATCGCTTCTCTGACGAGTTCACTTCTATTTGTTTTTTCGACGTTAACCATGTTATCTATTTCCTCAAGTAAATTATCCGGAATACTGACCATTATCTTTTTATACTGAGACAATTTAAACCCCCACTCTCTACTTTAACCCTTATTATTATTCTATGCGGTTCAAAGAAGATAATTATAGTTTATGTTATCATATAGTAGTATTATAATATTCCGACATATACGAGGTCAAATTAAGTTTTTATTACCATTTCCTCCAAAACCGCTTATATCAAGTAATTCAGAATCTTCGATATCTTTCCATCTTTGACAAAAGCCCTTGGAATTCTTTTACCAACTATACAAACCAATTCATAATTAATCATACCGATTGTGTGGGCAACATCCTCTGCTGTAATATTGTTTTGTCCCTGAGAACCAATTAATACAACCT contains:
- a CDS encoding CopG family ribbon-helix-helix protein yields the protein MSQYKKIMVSIPDNLLEEIDNMVNVEKTNRSELVREAMILYLKERRKIRLREEMKLGYEEMAEINLKLAEVCLAADNEQQRKYEERLEEMEETW
- a CDS encoding type II toxin-antitoxin system PemK/MazF family toxin, which translates into the protein MVIKRGDIYYADLSPVIGSEQGGVRPVLIIQNDVGNKYSPTVIAAAITSQINKAKLPTHIEIGALEYGLAKDSVILLEQIRTIDKKRLREKIGHLDDDLMTKVNNALEISFGLSEI